In Halopseudomonas nanhaiensis, a single window of DNA contains:
- a CDS encoding SapC family protein encodes MSTLLLYKEIKALNRDEHKSLKLKTTGDCRFAESTHIVPLAGLEFFQAARAYPIVFVGEGESTSPIALLGLKEGQNSYLQKDGQWQANTYVPAFIRRYPFVLAQGEDEQFTVCFDEAYRGWNSEEGRELFTEAGENSDYLNEMIQFLQNFTAEMQRTRQFVATLIELDLLAPRTLKLAHASGETFMLRDFLAVDEEKFLQLAEDKVLSLHRQGFLGWIYAHLMSLGNANQLFEHYLESKTSASTRH; translated from the coding sequence ATGTCAACGCTGCTGCTGTACAAGGAAATCAAGGCACTCAATCGCGACGAGCACAAGTCGCTGAAGCTGAAGACTACCGGCGATTGCCGTTTCGCCGAGTCGACACATATCGTTCCCCTGGCTGGCCTGGAATTCTTTCAGGCGGCACGTGCGTATCCGATCGTCTTCGTCGGCGAGGGCGAGAGCACCAGCCCGATCGCTCTGCTCGGGCTCAAGGAAGGCCAGAATAGCTACCTGCAGAAAGATGGTCAGTGGCAGGCCAACACTTATGTACCGGCCTTTATTCGCCGCTATCCGTTCGTGCTGGCGCAGGGCGAAGACGAGCAGTTCACCGTCTGTTTCGATGAGGCCTACCGGGGCTGGAACAGCGAAGAAGGCCGCGAGTTGTTTACCGAGGCGGGCGAAAACAGCGATTATCTGAACGAGATGATTCAGTTCCTGCAGAACTTCACCGCTGAGATGCAGCGTACCCGGCAGTTCGTTGCAACCCTAATCGAACTGGATCTGTTGGCACCGCGCACCCTGAAGCTGGCCCATGCCAGTGGTGAGACCTTCATGCTGCGCGACTTCCTTGCCGTGGATGAGGAAAAGTTTTTGCAGCTGGCGGAAGACAAGGTTCTTTCGCTGCATCGGCAGGGCTTTCTGGGCTGGATCTACGCCCATCTGATGTCACTCGGTAACGCCAATCAACTGTTCGAGCATTACCTGGAATCCAAAACCAGCGCCTCGACCAGGCACTGA
- a CDS encoding YciK family oxidoreductase, which yields MFEYSAPADVLKGRVILITGAGDGIGRACALSCAAHGATVVLLGKTLAKLEEVYDQIEANGHPQPAICPLNLETAVEKDYDDLADQLFETFGKLHGLVHNAALLGPRTMLDNVKTDAWLQLMQVNVNAPFMLTKAMMPLLRAASDASIVCVSSTVGRKGRAYWGPYAVSKFALEGFMQVLADEQDGTSAIRVNSINPGATRTAMRAKAYPGEPPEKNPEPAEITPAFLYLLGPESASVNGQALDAQQGRP from the coding sequence ATGTTCGAATATTCAGCGCCCGCAGACGTGCTCAAGGGTCGGGTAATTCTGATTACGGGAGCCGGAGATGGAATCGGTCGAGCCTGCGCGCTGAGTTGCGCGGCCCATGGCGCAACGGTGGTTTTGCTGGGAAAGACGCTCGCCAAGCTTGAAGAAGTGTATGACCAGATCGAGGCTAACGGTCATCCTCAACCCGCCATCTGCCCACTGAATCTCGAGACGGCGGTCGAAAAGGACTATGACGATCTGGCCGACCAGCTGTTCGAGACATTCGGCAAACTTCACGGGCTCGTGCACAACGCCGCGTTGCTGGGCCCGCGAACGATGCTCGACAACGTCAAGACCGACGCCTGGTTGCAGCTCATGCAGGTAAACGTCAACGCCCCGTTCATGCTGACCAAGGCGATGATGCCGCTATTGCGTGCTGCGAGTGACGCGTCAATTGTCTGCGTGTCGTCCACGGTTGGCCGCAAGGGCCGTGCCTACTGGGGCCCGTATGCAGTAAGCAAGTTCGCACTCGAGGGATTCATGCAGGTACTGGCGGACGAACAGGATGGCACCAGTGCCATACGCGTCAACAGCATCAACCCCGGTGCCACACGGACGGCCATGCGAGCCAAGGCCTACCCTGGTGAGCCGCCGGAGAAGAACCCTGAACCCGCAGAGATCACTCCGGCTTTCCTGTATCTACTGGGTCCTGAAAGCGCCTCGGTGAACGGACAGGCGCTGGATGCGCAACAGGGGCGCCCATAA
- a CDS encoding GGDEF domain-containing protein, with protein sequence MSSIQGNTIDFDSARLKLSQANSAAAPPKRAVSRPVPVAAVLQRLTQLLQTTLELDRLLDIFHQELARCLAVDGMEYRNDGRRFHLRYGQSATHRCSYRITHAGEYLGDLQFSRQKRFGEVQLASLETLIGSLLYPLRNALMYHEAVSSALSDTLTNTGNRLALSQALDREVQLSIRHRTPLSLLVVDIDHFKQINDRFGHAYGDEALKAMASCTHDCLRAVDSLFRLGGEEFVVLLNNTDLASARIVAERIRRAIEAMQFEIDGQPICMTVSLGAVMRQPEETSRDLIDRCDKLMYLAKQSGRNRVMV encoded by the coding sequence ATGTCATCAATCCAGGGCAATACTATCGACTTCGACTCCGCCAGGCTCAAGCTGAGCCAGGCCAACTCTGCGGCTGCGCCGCCGAAGCGGGCCGTATCGCGGCCTGTGCCGGTAGCCGCCGTCCTGCAACGTCTGACGCAATTACTGCAGACCACGCTGGAGCTTGATCGTCTGTTGGACATCTTCCACCAGGAGCTGGCTCGCTGTCTGGCCGTGGACGGCATGGAGTATCGCAATGATGGCCGGCGCTTTCATCTCCGCTACGGTCAGAGTGCCACGCACCGTTGCAGTTATCGCATTACCCACGCCGGCGAGTATCTCGGTGACCTGCAGTTCAGCCGCCAGAAGCGTTTTGGTGAAGTCCAGCTGGCGAGTCTCGAGACGTTGATTGGCAGCCTGCTATATCCGTTGCGCAATGCTCTGATGTATCACGAGGCGGTGAGCAGCGCGTTGAGCGACACGCTCACCAATACCGGCAACCGCCTGGCGCTCAGCCAGGCTCTGGATCGGGAAGTGCAGCTATCCATTCGGCACCGCACGCCACTATCGCTGCTTGTTGTCGACATCGATCATTTCAAGCAGATCAATGATCGCTTCGGCCACGCCTACGGCGATGAGGCTTTGAAGGCGATGGCAAGCTGCACGCACGACTGTCTCCGGGCGGTCGACAGTCTGTTCCGGCTGGGAGGGGAGGAATTCGTGGTATTGCTCAACAATACCGATCTTGCTTCAGCGCGCATCGTTGCAGAACGCATCCGTCGCGCGATCGAAGCGATGCAGTTTGAAATTGATGGTCAGCCGATATGCATGACGGTAAGCCTGGGTGCGGTCATGCGCCAGCCTGAAGAGACCAGCCGCGACCTCATCGACCGCTGTGACAAGTTGATGTACCTGGCCAAGCAGTCCGGACGGAACCGGGTGATGGTCTGA
- a CDS encoding HAD-IA family hydrolase: MLTSVLFDLDGTLLDTAGDFMAIIQAMRADRGLCAVDPERVRPAVSNGSVGMICAAFDIRPDQPGFDELRDDFLNRYEADLALFTRPFPGISPLLDWLDDQQLPWGVVTNKLSRFSMPLMEEMGLARRCSALVCPDQVTMSKPHPEPVLKACSAMRVEPKHSVFIGDHLRDIQAGRAAGMPTVAALYGYLPIGDDPALWEASHSVTSAADLRPWLEQRLKEK, encoded by the coding sequence ATGCTCACCAGCGTCCTGTTCGACCTGGATGGCACCCTGCTCGATACTGCCGGTGACTTCATGGCCATCATCCAGGCAATGCGGGCCGATCGCGGGCTTTGCGCAGTCGATCCGGAGCGGGTGCGGCCTGCCGTGTCCAATGGCTCCGTGGGGATGATCTGCGCAGCGTTCGACATCCGCCCGGATCAACCCGGTTTTGACGAGCTGCGCGACGACTTTCTGAATCGCTATGAAGCTGACCTGGCGCTGTTCACCCGGCCCTTCCCGGGTATTTCCCCGCTCCTCGACTGGCTGGACGATCAACAGTTGCCGTGGGGCGTTGTCACCAACAAGCTAAGCCGATTCAGCATGCCGCTCATGGAAGAGATGGGCCTGGCACGGCGCTGCAGCGCGCTGGTCTGTCCCGATCAGGTGACCATGAGCAAGCCCCACCCGGAGCCGGTACTCAAGGCATGCAGTGCGATGCGGGTCGAACCGAAACACTCGGTTTTCATTGGTGATCATCTGCGCGACATTCAGGCCGGACGCGCCGCCGGCATGCCGACCGTCGCTGCGTTGTATGGCTATTTGCCGATCGGCGACGACCCCGCCCTGTGGGAAGCGTCGCACAGTGTCACCAGCGCCGCCGATCTTCGGCCGTGGCTGGAACAGCGCCTCAAGGAGAAGTAG
- the ubiG gene encoding bifunctional 2-polyprenyl-6-hydroxyphenol methylase/3-demethylubiquinol 3-O-methyltransferase UbiG: protein MTINVDRAEIAKFEALASRWWDRNSEFKPLHEINPLRTNWIDQRAPLAGKEVLDIGCGGGILAEAMALRGAKVTGIDMGEAPLAVARLHQLESGVEVEYEQSTAEAFAERHAGRYDVVTCLEMLEHVPDPSSVIRACAQLVKPGGHVFFSTINRNPKAFLFAIVGAEYVLRMLPRGTHEFAKFIRPAELGSWSRDAGLALQDITGLTYNPLTRQYKLAPDVDVNYMIHCQRGV from the coding sequence ATGACGATTAACGTCGATCGGGCAGAAATCGCCAAGTTCGAAGCACTGGCCAGCCGCTGGTGGGACCGCAATAGCGAGTTCAAGCCGTTGCACGAGATCAATCCGCTGAGAACCAACTGGATCGATCAACGCGCTCCGCTGGCCGGAAAGGAAGTGCTGGACATCGGCTGCGGCGGCGGCATCCTTGCCGAAGCGATGGCGCTGCGCGGTGCGAAGGTAACCGGCATCGACATGGGCGAAGCGCCACTGGCGGTCGCTCGCCTCCATCAGCTCGAATCAGGCGTCGAGGTGGAGTACGAACAGAGCACCGCCGAGGCCTTCGCAGAGCGGCACGCCGGCCGATACGATGTCGTGACCTGCCTGGAGATGCTCGAGCACGTGCCTGACCCATCCTCGGTCATTCGTGCCTGCGCGCAGCTGGTCAAGCCCGGCGGCCATGTCTTCTTCTCGACCATCAATCGCAATCCCAAGGCGTTCCTGTTTGCCATTGTCGGCGCGGAGTACGTGCTGCGGATGCTGCCACGGGGGACACATGAGTTCGCCAAGTTCATCCGCCCTGCCGAACTCGGCTCCTGGAGCCGGGATGCCGGGCTGGCGCTGCAGGACATTACCGGTCTGACGTACAACCCGCTGACGCGTCAATACAAGCTGGCTCCCGACGTTGACGTGAACTACATGATTCACTGCCAGCGCGGAGTCTGA
- a CDS encoding ShlB/FhaC/HecB family hemolysin secretion/activation protein has product MLGVMVGAELFGGSAWAQALPPGQVDPGLVRDQIEEQQRQRVIENRARRIEVPALRGEQPAEGDALPSESPEFELESISFNASTFLEKAELQAVAERYVGRPITFADLNELVRTINSQYSEAGQLTARAIIPPQSLENGILRIVLVESKVDGVQFSGERRVRDAFYRQRLQLEEGATLDSPMLIESIRRFNATTPGPQLSAGLAPGERFGTTRVDIEAFEPDPWAWSLFVNNYGNESTGREQYGGTLNWFSPTGVADNLGVMLVATRGTQYYNLRYSRPVNRSNGVAWVEAGANSLQIERGPLADLNIEGDSTNYGLGYDHPWQLSEKWLLLGGVAYTFQNSETTIEGVPLSEVDIQEAVLSGRFEYRAAPWYVRYEQRVRQAATDNKVTGDSGSFTLLDGDTYAARPLGERFELVGKLGWQYATKDDELPSALLKQFGGLSNMRGYDPGIIAAPWGAHVSLETHWNISKRWRPYVFLDYGRAMQLGSEDVDLASAGLGLNMQWGKHVSANLIAAAAMEEVVPDQDSGQAMLQIVIR; this is encoded by the coding sequence GTGCTGGGGGTCATGGTCGGTGCCGAGTTGTTCGGCGGCTCGGCATGGGCCCAGGCCCTGCCCCCGGGGCAGGTCGATCCCGGGCTGGTGCGTGATCAGATTGAGGAGCAGCAGAGACAGCGAGTCATCGAGAATCGTGCCCGGCGCATCGAGGTGCCGGCGCTCCGCGGCGAGCAGCCGGCAGAAGGCGATGCGCTGCCGTCGGAAAGTCCTGAGTTCGAACTGGAGAGCATCTCGTTCAATGCCTCGACGTTCCTCGAGAAGGCCGAGCTCCAGGCGGTTGCCGAGCGATATGTAGGTCGGCCGATAACCTTTGCCGATCTGAATGAGCTGGTTCGCACCATCAACAGCCAGTACAGCGAAGCGGGACAGCTGACCGCGCGAGCGATCATTCCGCCGCAGTCGTTGGAGAACGGCATCCTGCGTATCGTCCTGGTCGAATCGAAAGTTGACGGTGTGCAGTTCTCGGGCGAGCGCAGGGTTCGCGACGCCTTCTACCGCCAGCGTTTGCAACTTGAAGAAGGTGCCACGCTTGATAGCCCTATGCTTATCGAGTCGATCCGCCGCTTCAATGCCACGACTCCTGGCCCGCAGCTCAGCGCGGGACTTGCTCCCGGCGAGCGCTTCGGCACGACCCGGGTGGACATCGAAGCGTTCGAGCCGGACCCCTGGGCCTGGTCGCTGTTCGTCAACAACTACGGTAATGAAAGTACGGGTCGTGAGCAGTACGGCGGCACACTGAACTGGTTTTCACCTACCGGCGTGGCAGACAATCTGGGGGTGATGCTGGTCGCCACCCGCGGCACTCAGTACTACAACCTGCGGTACTCGCGACCGGTAAACCGCAGCAATGGTGTCGCCTGGGTCGAGGCTGGCGCAAACAGCCTGCAGATCGAACGTGGTCCGTTGGCCGATCTGAACATCGAGGGTGATTCGACCAACTATGGGCTGGGCTATGACCACCCGTGGCAGCTGTCGGAAAAGTGGCTGCTGTTGGGCGGGGTGGCCTATACATTCCAGAATTCCGAGACGACAATCGAAGGCGTTCCGCTGAGTGAAGTCGATATTCAGGAAGCCGTACTGAGCGGTCGCTTCGAGTACCGCGCGGCGCCCTGGTATGTCAGATACGAGCAGCGCGTGCGTCAGGCTGCGACTGACAACAAGGTCACCGGCGACAGTGGCAGCTTCACTCTGCTTGATGGTGATACCTACGCGGCACGGCCGCTGGGAGAGCGCTTCGAGCTGGTCGGCAAGTTGGGCTGGCAGTACGCGACCAAGGACGACGAGCTGCCGTCGGCCCTGCTCAAGCAGTTCGGCGGATTGAGCAATATGCGCGGCTACGACCCGGGCATCATAGCCGCCCCGTGGGGAGCGCATGTTTCTCTGGAAACGCATTGGAATATCAGCAAACGCTGGCGTCCCTATGTGTTTCTCGATTACGGACGCGCCATGCAGCTGGGCAGCGAGGATGTCGATCTAGCCAGCGCCGGACTCGGGCTGAACATGCAGTGGGGCAAGCATGTATCAGCCAATCTCATTGCGGCCGCGGCAATGGAAGAGGTGGTACCAGATCAGGACAGCGGCCAGGCGATGCTACAGATCGTCATTCGCTAG